The genome window ATTTCGTAGATCTCTTCGCGCTCCTGGTAGATATACAAGAAGCCGGTGAAGGCCCCCGTATCAACACCCAGAATGCCATTACAGATAAGGTGATCGGCCAGGCGGGCCAACTCCATCATAATGACACGAATATACTGCGCCCGTTTTGGTATGTCGATACCCAGCAACTTCTCGACCGTCATGTGCCAACCCATGTTGTTGATGGGTGACGAACAGTAGTTCATCCGATCGGTGAGCGTCGTTATCTGATAGAATGGCCGACGCTCGGCAATCTTCTCGAAGGCCCGGTGAATATAGCCGATGGTCTGCTCGCTGGATACGATTTTCTCGCCGTCCATTTGAAGGACGTTTTGAAAAATGCCATGCGTAGCGGGGTGCGTTGGCCCAAGATTGAGCGTCGTTAGTTCGTTGACGTACTGAATCGGCCCCTGTTCGGCAGGCAGATTTTTGTTTGCTATATCGAGATCTTCAGAAATCATTGCTCAAGGAGTAAAAAACCAAAGAATGGACGAGTGTAAAATGAGTCGATATGGTATCGTTCATGTACCCGTACGTTCTTTCGCCCGTATTTATCGTCCAAACAGTGCGTCAATTTTGTCTTCGCGGGTGGCATCTTCCAGCGGATACTCCCGGCGCATAGGGAAATAATCCATCTCTTCCATGTTCAGGATTCGGCGAAGATCGGGATGCCCATCGAAGATGATGCCAAAAAAGTCGAAGGTTTCGCGTTCCATCCAGTTGGCGCTGGCAAAAATAGAACTCGCCGTGGGAATATGAAGATCCTCTCCCGAAAGAAAGACTTTAATGCGCAGGCGGAAATTGTTCGTCAGGCTGTGCAGGTGATAGACTACGCAGAACTCGTTGCCGGCAGAATCCGGATAGTGTATTCCGGTAATGTCCGTTAGAAAACTAATCCGATAAGACGAATGATCGTTTAAATACGTGAGCAGGGGAATGATCGTCTCCCGGGTCGTCGAAAAGGTCAGCAGGTCATACGGATCATCGAAATCACTGACGGCCTCGCCAAATTGGGTTAGTATAGTCTGCGCAACTTCTTCGTTGGTCAGCATCGTCAAATAGTGAATGAGTGAATAAACAACTGAATGATGCCGGGAACAAACTGTCCATGCACTCAGTCGCTGATTTGGTTATTGAATGCTGTACGAGTTCAGCAGTTTCTGATACTCCTCGGTGTTGCGACGACGCAACGACTCGTTCTTTGCCAGTTCCTGAACCTGCATAACTCCGTCAAGAATCTGTTCAGGCCGAGGTGGGCAACCCGGTACGTATACATCAACAGGAATAATCCGGTCAATACCCTGAAGTACGCTGTACGTGTCAAAAATACCACCACTCGATGCACAAGCACCAATGGCAATAACCCAGCGGGGCTCGGCCATTTGCAGATAGACCTGCTTTACGACAGGGCCCATTTTTTTGGCAATTGTTCCGGCAACGAGGAGCATATCGGCCTGGCGGGGTGAGAAGCTCGGACGTTCGGAGCCGAAGCGGGCCAGATCAAACGTTGACGCCATCGTTGACATGAACTCAATGCCGCAGCACGAGGTGGCAAACGGCAATGGCCAGA of Spirosoma agri contains these proteins:
- a CDS encoding NADH-quinone oxidoreductase subunit C, whose protein sequence is MLTNEEVAQTILTQFGEAVSDFDDPYDLLTFSTTRETIIPLLTYLNDHSSYRISFLTDITGIHYPDSAGNEFCVVYHLHSLTNNFRLRIKVFLSGEDLHIPTASSIFASANWMERETFDFFGIIFDGHPDLRRILNMEEMDYFPMRREYPLEDATREDKIDALFGR
- a CDS encoding NADH-quinone oxidoreductase subunit B, with the protein product MATDIKLAEAPASYDGPGFSATSFDKIIGLARANSLWPLPFATSCCGIEFMSTMASTFDLARFGSERPSFSPRQADMLLVAGTIAKKMGPVVKQVYLQMAEPRWVIAIGACASSGGIFDTYSVLQGIDRIIPVDVYVPGCPPRPEQILDGVMQVQELAKNESLRRRNTEEYQKLLNSYSIQ